A genomic window from Camelina sativa cultivar DH55 chromosome 2, Cs, whole genome shotgun sequence includes:
- the LOC104756748 gene encoding putative nuclease HARBI1 — protein sequence MLEDDEAEDGSINFGESFMDPYSMSIERRPMNEDPERGRRYVYELIHGHEKQCYDIIRMYPPVYIKLCEKLKEDHHLMETDEVSIQESVAIFLTICAQNGTQRYVGKIFGHSQETIGRKFHEVLNALEHMAVELLRPGPEELNQPHPKLQSDRRYWPYFRGFIGAIDGTHVPVTVAGKNSEKYWNRKSGTSMNILAICNMDMLFTYAYIGIPGSAHDAKVLMLAMEGNHQFPTPPMGKYYLGDSGYALRPGFLTPYRGERYHPSEYNRARPPSSHKEMFNKRHSSLRSVIERTFGVWKAKWRVLREKPRYAIHVQRKVIAATMALHNFIRLSNLRDVDFDSDRIASNIAEEDSDSDEELEQNNTPMQYMEGIRDEISASLWSSR from the coding sequence ATGCTTGAAGATGATGAGGCAGAAGATGGAAGCATTAACTTTGGAGAATCATTCATGGATCCTTACTCCATGAGTATAGAAAGGAGACCGATGAATGAAGATCCAGAACGTGGCCGAAGATACGTATATGAACTAATTCATGGTCATGAGAAACAATGCTACGACATAATTCGGATGTATCCACCGGTGTACATCAAACTATGTGAAAAACTTAAGGAGGACCATCACTTGATGGAAACCGATGAAGTAAGCATCCAGGAAAGCGTTGCAATTTTTCTCACCATATGCGCTCAAAACGGAACTCAGAGGTATGTTGGAAAAATATTTGGTCATTCACAAGAAACCATAGGCAGAAAATTTCACGAAGTGTTGAATGCCCTCGAACACATGGCGGTTGAATTGCTTAGACCTGGTCCAGAAGAGCTCAATCAACCTCATCCAAAGTTACAATCTGACAGAAGGTACTGGCCTTACTTTAGAGGTTTTATTGGTGCAATAGATGGAACACATGTTCCGGTCACTGTTGCGggaaaaaattcagaaaaatatTGGAATAGGAAAAGCGGCACAAGTATGAATATCTTAGCAATATGCAATATGGACATGTTGTTTACATATGCGTATATTGGTATTCCCGGGTCTGCTCATGATGCTAAGGTTCTAATGCTAGCGATGGAGGGGAATCATCAATTTCCAACTCCACCTATGGGCAAATATTATTTGGGAGATTCTGGTTATGCTCTTCGACCTGGATTCCTTACTCCATATCGAGGGGAAAGGTACCATCCTAGCGAATATAATAGAGCTAGACCACCAAGTAGTCACAAAGAAATGTTCAATAAACGACATTCTTCACTGCGATCTGTCATCGAACGGACTTTTGGTGTATGGAAAGCAAAATGGCGAGTTTTAAGAGAAAAACCAAGGTATGCCATACATGTTCAACGAAAAGTTATTGCTGCAACAATGGcattacataattttattaggTTATCAAATCTACGAGATGTTGACTTCGATTCAGACCGCATAGCTAGTAATATAGCTGAAGAAGATTctgattcagatgaagaatTAGAGCAAAACAATACTCCAATGCAGTATATGGAAGGGATTCGGGATGAAATTTCTGCATCATTATGGAGTtctcgatga
- the LOC104738281 gene encoding dof zinc finger protein DOF5.4-like: protein MQDIHDYSMTGGGGGGGGGGGGRFFGGGIGGGGGGDRRMRAHQNSILNHHQSLKCPRCNSLNTKFCYYNNYNLSQPRHFCKNCRRYWTKGGVLRNVPVGGGCRKAKRSKTKQPTSSSSADKLPTTTQQEHNVEDKSSTGSHSSSESSSLTASNSTTVAAVSVTAAAEVASSVVPGFDMPNLKLYGNGIEWSTLLGQGSSDGGVFSEIGGFTAASAIETTPFGFGGKFVNQDDHLKLESETVQQQQFGDRTAQVEFQGRSSDPNMGFEPLDWGSGGGDQTLFDLTSTVDHAYWSQSQWTSSDEDQNGLYLP, encoded by the coding sequence ATGCAAGATATTCATGATTACTCGATGACCGGaggcggcggtggtggaggaggaggaggaggagggaggtTTTTCGGTGGAGGAAtcggcggaggaggaggtggagatCGGAGGATGAGAGCTCATCAGAACAGTATACTTAACCATCACCAATCTCTCAAGTGTCCTCGTTGTAACTCTCTTAACACAAAGTTCTGTTACTATAACAATTACAATCTTTCTCAGCCTCGACACTTTTGCAAGAACTGTCGTCGTTACTGGACTAAAGGTGGTGTTCTACGTAACGTCCCCGTCGGAGGTGGTTGCCGGAAAGCTAAAAGATCGAAAACAAAGCAGCCTACGTCTTCCTCCTCTGCCGACAAATTACCAACCACGACGCAGCAAGAACATAACGTGGAGGACAAATCGAGTACGGGATCTCACTCTAGCAGCGAGAGCTCTTCTCTCACCGCTTCTAACTCTACCACCGTCGCCGCCGTATCCGTCACCGCGGCGGCGGAGGTTGCTTCGTCGGTTGTTCCCGGTTTTGACATGCCTAATCTTAAACTGTATGGTAACGGGATCGAGTGGTCGACGTTGCTCGGACAAGGCTCATCGGACGGCGGAGTTTTCTCGGAGATCGGAGGTTTTACTGCGGCGTCGGCGATCGAAACGACTCCGTTTGGATTCGGGGGCAAGTTCGTAAACCAAGACGATCATCTGAAGTTGGAGAGTGAAACTGTACAGCAGCAACAGTTTGGGGATCGAACGGCTCAGGTTGAGTTTCAAGGAAGATCTTCTGATCCAAATATGGGATTTGAACCGTTGGATTGGGGAAGTGGAGGAGGAGATCAAACACTGTTTGATCTAACTAGCACCGTTGATCATGCATACTGGAGTCAAAGTCAATGGACGTCTTCTGACGAAGATCAGAATGGTCTCTACCTGCCTTGA
- the LOC104738298 gene encoding ras-related protein RABA1f — protein sequence MASYRADDDYDYLFKVVLIGDSGVGKSNLLSRFTRNEFSLESKSTIGVEFATRSIQVDDKIVKAQIWDTAGQERYRAITSAYYRGAVGALLVYDVTRHVTFENVERWLKELRDHTDSNIVIMFVGNKADLRHLRAVSTEDAKAFAERENTFFMETSALESLNVENAFTEVLSQIYRVVSRKALDIGDDPAALPKGQTINVGSKDDVSAVKKVGCCSN from the exons ATGGCTTCATATAGAGCCGACGACGACTACGATTACCTCTTCAAGGTTGTGTTAATCGGAGATTCCGGCGTCGGTAAATCTAACCTCCTTTCTCGATTCACGCGCAATGAGTTCAGTCTCGAATCTAAATCCACGATCGGCGTCGAATTCGCCACCCGTAGCATCCAAGTCGATGATAAGATCGTCAAAGCCCAGATTTGGGATACCGCCGGCCAAGAAAG aTATCGAGCAATCACAAGTGCATACTACAGAGGAGCTGTAGGAGCGTTGCTTGTGTACGACGTTACAAGACATGTAACCTTTGAGAACGTTGAAAGATGGTTAAAAGAGCTTAGAGATCATACAGATTCAAATATCGTCATTATGTTCGTTGGTAACAAAGCGGATCTTCGTCACCTGCGAGCTGTTTCAACGGAAGACGCTAAGGCTTTTGCGGAGAGGGAGAACACTTTCTTCATGGAGACATCGGCTCTCGAATCGTTGAACGTTGAGAATGCTTTCACCGAAGTGCTTTCTCAGATTTATCGTGTTGTTAGCCGGAAAGCGTTGGATATAGGAGATGATCCTGCTGCTCTTCCCAAAGGACAGACCATCAATGTTGGTTCCAAAGACGATGTCTCTGCCGTTAAAAAGGTTGGTTGCTGCTCCAATTGA
- the LOC104738288 gene encoding ultraviolet-B receptor UVR8 isoform X2, giving the protein MYSLVVRGYGGFGALGHKVYTRELVPRRVDGSWDCKISAIATSGTHTAAITESGELYMWGREEGDGRLGLGPGRGPNEAGGLSVPSKVKALTVPVASVSCGGFFTMALTQEGQLWNWGANSNYELGRGDNLGGWKPMPVPSLEGVRITQVACGGYHSLALTEEGKVLSWGHGGHGQLGNASLRNQRTPKEIEALADKKIVFIACGGSSSAAITDGGELWMWGNAKDFQLGVPGLPEIQTTPVEVNFLTEEDEGQPHKVISVSIGASHALCLVSRSH; this is encoded by the exons ATGTATTCACTTG tTGTTAGGGGTTATGGTGGCTTTGGTGCGCTTGGACATAAGGTTTACACTAGAGAACTCGTTCCTCGACGTGTTGATGGTTCTTGGGACTGCAAAATCTCTGCCATTGCAACCAGTGGAACTCATACTGCTGCTATTACCGAATCAG gagAGCTATATATGtggggaagagaagaaggagacgGCAGACTAGGACTCGGACCAGGCAGAGGACCAAACGAAGCTGGTGGGCTTAGTGTTCCTTCAAAGGTCAAAGCTTTAACAGTTCCCGTAGCCTCTGTCTCCTGTGGTGGTTTCTTCACTATGGCTCTTACACAAGAGGGACAACTCTGGAACTGGGGAG CAAATTCCAATTATGAGCTCGGACGCGGTGATAACTTGGGAGGTTGGAAACCAATGCCGGTTCCCAGTTTAGAAGGCGTTCGTATAACCCAGGTTGCGTGCGGTGGATATCACTCTCTTGCCTTAACCG AGGAAGGTAAAGTACTCTCGTGGGGCCATGGTGGACACGGCCAATTGGGTAATGCCTCGCTACGAAACCAGAGAACTCCTAAAGAAATCGAAGCGTTAGCAGACAAAAAGATCGTCTTCATCGCTTGTGGAGGTTCGTCTTCTGCAGCGATAACAG ATGGAGGTGAACTCTGGATGTGGGGAAACGCTAAAGATTTCCAGTTAGGCGTTCCAGGACTCCCGGAGATCCAAACTACTCCTGTTGAAGTTAATTTCTTAACTGAAGAAGATGAGGGTCAACCACACAAGGTTATCTCAGTTTCCATTGGTGCTTCACATGCTCTGTGTTTGGTCTCAAGATCACATTAA
- the LOC104738288 gene encoding ultraviolet-B receptor UVR8 isoform X1, producing the protein MAPLSHSLRSFTRRFSSTRTTQRSNGGTTTKVPTLYTSPEIDSSPVTLQLLSWGRGASGQLGGGIEEIRMYPSQVANLHLRSDQSFSIAQTPGRIDAADPSSFRVGISCGLFHSGLTIDGDLWIWGKGDGGRLGFGQENSVFVPNLNPLFEERSIRSIALGGLHSVALTHQGDVFTWGYGGFGALGHKVYTRELVPRRVDGSWDCKISAIATSGTHTAAITESGELYMWGREEGDGRLGLGPGRGPNEAGGLSVPSKVKALTVPVASVSCGGFFTMALTQEGQLWNWGANSNYELGRGDNLGGWKPMPVPSLEGVRITQVACGGYHSLALTEEGKVLSWGHGGHGQLGNASLRNQRTPKEIEALADKKIVFIACGGSSSAAITDGGELWMWGNAKDFQLGVPGLPEIQTTPVEVNFLTEEDEGQPHKVISVSIGASHALCLVSRSH; encoded by the exons ATGGCACCGTTAAGCCACAGCTTACGTAGCTTCACGCGCCGGTTCTCCTCCACCCGGACCACTCAAAGAAGCAACGGAGGAACCACTACCAAAGTACCCACACTCTACACAAGCCCAGAGATCGATTCTAGTCCCGTCACCCTCCAGCTCCTCTCATGGGGACGAGGCGCATCAGGTCAGCTCGGCGGCGGAATCGAAGAGATTCGAATGTATCCGTCTCAAGTCGCTAATCTTCACCTCCGCTCTGATCAATCCTTCTCTATCGCCCAAACTCCTGGAAGAATCGACGCCGCCGATCCATCGAGTTTTCGAGTCGGAATCTCTTGCGGATTGTTCCATTCTGGTTTAACCATCGATGGAGATCTATGGATTTGGGGAAAAGGTGACGGAGGTAGGCTAGGGTTTGGCCAAGAGAACTCGGTGTTTGTCCCTAACTTAAATCCGCTTTTCGAGGAACGCTCGATTCGATCTATTGCTCTTGGTGGTTTGCATTCAGTAGCTTTAACACATCAAGGAGATGTATTCACTTG GGGTTATGGTGGCTTTGGTGCGCTTGGACATAAGGTTTACACTAGAGAACTCGTTCCTCGACGTGTTGATGGTTCTTGGGACTGCAAAATCTCTGCCATTGCAACCAGTGGAACTCATACTGCTGCTATTACCGAATCAG gagAGCTATATATGtggggaagagaagaaggagacgGCAGACTAGGACTCGGACCAGGCAGAGGACCAAACGAAGCTGGTGGGCTTAGTGTTCCTTCAAAGGTCAAAGCTTTAACAGTTCCCGTAGCCTCTGTCTCCTGTGGTGGTTTCTTCACTATGGCTCTTACACAAGAGGGACAACTCTGGAACTGGGGAG CAAATTCCAATTATGAGCTCGGACGCGGTGATAACTTGGGAGGTTGGAAACCAATGCCGGTTCCCAGTTTAGAAGGCGTTCGTATAACCCAGGTTGCGTGCGGTGGATATCACTCTCTTGCCTTAACCG AGGAAGGTAAAGTACTCTCGTGGGGCCATGGTGGACACGGCCAATTGGGTAATGCCTCGCTACGAAACCAGAGAACTCCTAAAGAAATCGAAGCGTTAGCAGACAAAAAGATCGTCTTCATCGCTTGTGGAGGTTCGTCTTCTGCAGCGATAACAG ATGGAGGTGAACTCTGGATGTGGGGAAACGCTAAAGATTTCCAGTTAGGCGTTCCAGGACTCCCGGAGATCCAAACTACTCCTGTTGAAGTTAATTTCTTAACTGAAGAAGATGAGGGTCAACCACACAAGGTTATCTCAGTTTCCATTGGTGCTTCACATGCTCTGTGTTTGGTCTCAAGATCACATTAA